A window from Chitinophaga filiformis encodes these proteins:
- a CDS encoding RagB/SusD family nutrient uptake outer membrane protein, protein MKKRNIFITALAALVTVSACRKLDVDVESQYVNGNFPSTSQDYAALLGTMYTNLASNYAIAYWRMQELSTDEAIIPARDGNFDDGGQYRQLHYHTWTYDHPNVTGIWQWGFGGINNCNRLINLTKASSVDTTTKAANIAEVRAIRALYYFFMMDTYGNVPLITDFPVATLPATQERAKIFAFIESELKAIAQQLPSKSNNAATNVLQYGRPTKAMAFALLAKMYLNAAVYLGAGNDRNQDVVAMTDSIQNNSSYFLDGRFRDIFLPNNGPQINETIFAIPYDQQIPGNQFTRFGFYYYLAQAYGFNVGLSIAMSTTPEFYKRFNLKGDVRNNTWLVGPQYYPDGNGGFTNQPVYYPNSTNQVVITPDLILVPPKPMDLGNTIASQAEGVRSIKYYPDPAIIQATRLNGNDVPVFRLADVYLMKAEAILRGAAPTTVNGVLQTPDYLVNLLRSRAGAPPVAGIDLPGLLDERARELSWEGWRRNDLIRFDLFEKEYPLPNDNLSMNKDTRRRLYPIPITEIRLNGNLRQNPGYDQ, encoded by the coding sequence ATGAAAAAGAGAAATATATTCATCACTGCGCTTGCAGCACTTGTTACTGTCAGTGCCTGCAGGAAATTAGATGTGGATGTTGAATCACAATATGTAAACGGCAACTTTCCTTCCACTTCACAGGACTATGCTGCCTTATTAGGCACCATGTATACAAACCTGGCCTCCAACTATGCCATCGCCTACTGGCGTATGCAGGAGCTCTCTACAGATGAAGCGATCATTCCTGCCCGTGATGGTAACTTTGACGATGGCGGTCAGTACAGGCAATTACACTATCATACCTGGACATATGATCATCCTAACGTAACCGGTATCTGGCAATGGGGTTTCGGCGGCATCAATAACTGTAACCGCCTGATCAATCTGACGAAAGCCTCCAGTGTGGACACCACCACGAAAGCAGCTAATATTGCGGAGGTAAGGGCTATACGCGCCTTGTACTATTTCTTTATGATGGATACTTATGGTAATGTACCACTTATCACTGATTTCCCGGTAGCCACTTTACCAGCCACACAGGAAAGGGCCAAAATCTTTGCGTTCATTGAATCAGAATTGAAAGCCATTGCGCAGCAATTGCCTTCCAAATCGAACAATGCGGCCACCAACGTTTTGCAGTATGGCCGTCCTACAAAAGCAATGGCATTCGCCCTGCTGGCAAAGATGTACCTGAATGCGGCAGTATATCTGGGCGCGGGCAATGACCGTAACCAGGATGTTGTTGCTATGACAGACAGTATCCAGAACAATAGCAGTTACTTCCTGGATGGCAGGTTCCGCGATATCTTCCTGCCGAATAACGGTCCGCAGATCAATGAGACCATCTTCGCTATTCCGTACGATCAGCAGATTCCCGGTAACCAGTTCACCCGTTTTGGATTCTACTATTACCTGGCGCAGGCATACGGCTTTAACGTTGGTCTGAGTATTGCGATGAGCACAACGCCTGAATTCTACAAGCGTTTTAACCTGAAAGGTGATGTAAGGAACAATACCTGGCTGGTAGGCCCTCAATACTATCCTGATGGTAACGGCGGCTTCACTAACCAGCCTGTATATTATCCCAACAGTACCAACCAGGTGGTGATCACTCCAGACCTCATACTGGTACCACCCAAACCAATGGATCTTGGTAATACCATTGCCAGCCAGGCAGAAGGTGTACGTTCCATCAAGTACTATCCTGACCCTGCCATTATCCAGGCTACCCGTCTGAATGGTAATGATGTACCGGTATTCCGCCTGGCAGACGTTTACCTGATGAAAGCAGAGGCTATTCTGCGCGGAGCGGCGCCTACTACAGTCAACGGTGTATTGCAAACACCTGATTATTTGGTTAACTTGCTACGCTCGCGTGCCGGTGCGCCTCCGGTTGCCGGTATTGACCTGCCGGGCTTATTGGACGAACGTGCGCGTGAACTGTCGTGGGAAGGATGGCGTCGTAATGACCTGATCCGCTTCGACCTGTTTGAAAAAGAATATCCTTTGCCAAACGATAACCTGAGCATGAACAAGGATACGAGGAGAAGACTCTATCCTATTCCTATCACGGAGATCAGGCTGAATGGCAACCTGAGACAGAATCCAGGTTACGATCAATAA
- a CDS encoding phosphatidylinositol-specific phospholipase C1-like protein gives MKAFTGFVLAAALSLLHNDVPDSVKMNRIQVIGSHNSYKKAIDPALFKMFQQRDSVSASKIDYEHISIAEQLDMGLLNLEVDVYADAKGGKYAHPKGLDWVKGQAPYDEKGIMNEPGFKVLHIPDLDFRNDYLTLKNLLAELRTWSEKHPQHYPVFITLEPKDGASKSKEITEPEPFTTEVFDQLDKALIDGLGKEHLIMPDMVRGKYKTLEEAILHDNWPTVKAVEGKFAFILDAKDAKRDLYIAGHPALKSRVVFTNSDPGSPEAAMMIRNDPNDPEIKDLVEKGYIIRTRADSDTREARLNDRSSFVAACNSGAQIITTDYYRKSTHFKSDYEISFEGKKYCRLNPLFNNTAAVSKK, from the coding sequence ATGAAGGCATTTACAGGATTTGTACTGGCAGCAGCTCTCAGCCTGCTGCATAACGATGTACCAGACAGCGTGAAGATGAACAGGATACAAGTCATCGGTTCACACAACAGTTACAAGAAAGCCATTGATCCTGCACTGTTTAAAATGTTCCAGCAGCGGGACTCAGTATCGGCCAGTAAAATCGACTACGAGCACATTTCCATTGCCGAGCAGCTGGATATGGGCTTACTGAACCTGGAGGTCGATGTTTATGCAGACGCAAAAGGCGGAAAATATGCACATCCCAAAGGACTGGACTGGGTAAAAGGACAGGCGCCTTATGATGAGAAAGGCATTATGAATGAACCTGGGTTCAAAGTATTACACATCCCCGACCTGGACTTCCGCAATGACTACCTGACGTTAAAGAACCTGCTGGCAGAGTTAAGAACATGGTCAGAAAAGCACCCGCAACACTACCCGGTATTTATTACCCTGGAGCCTAAGGATGGCGCTTCAAAAAGTAAGGAAATCACTGAACCGGAACCATTTACTACTGAAGTTTTTGATCAGCTGGATAAGGCACTGATAGATGGATTGGGGAAAGAGCACCTCATTATGCCTGATATGGTGAGAGGAAAATACAAGACGCTGGAAGAAGCCATACTACACGACAACTGGCCAACGGTGAAAGCAGTTGAGGGCAAATTCGCTTTCATCCTTGACGCCAAAGATGCCAAAAGAGATCTGTATATCGCCGGTCATCCCGCGCTGAAAAGCCGTGTTGTGTTCACCAATTCCGATCCCGGTTCTCCGGAAGCAGCAATGATGATCAGGAACGACCCTAATGATCCGGAAATAAAAGACCTGGTAGAGAAAGGATACATCATCCGTACAAGAGCTGATTCCGATACCAGGGAAGCACGCCTGAACGATAGATCAAGCTTTGTAGCCGCCTGCAATTCAGGAGCGCAGATCATTACCACTGATTATTACAGGAAGAGCACACATTTCAAGTCTGACTACGAGATCAGCTTTGAAGGAAAGAAATATTGCAGATTGAATCCTTTATTTAATAACACGGCCGCTGTGAGCAAGAAGTAA
- a CDS encoding DUF6000 family protein: MIFRKPFTKSNEVETVALHNNPFESLVVTGSQVPPPLEFTTKWVKPFYMSFLSPKKERLSAAKNASEEITPDVVRILLECFNWRTLTTGAYFAAANRYIEFEDTIGTLLLKSNFCYAGAAYCIALASFGTGKSIGYLEQYLDYYLERKDLVHDQPEALCALWYIDQDAAKRYQDKWEKFVANKPGWHLEEYKKQFSQSMEQLERIRENRVN; encoded by the coding sequence ATGATTTTCAGAAAACCATTTACCAAGTCGAATGAGGTGGAAACAGTAGCCTTGCATAATAACCCGTTTGAAAGCTTAGTGGTAACTGGCAGTCAGGTCCCACCGCCACTGGAATTTACTACTAAATGGGTAAAACCTTTTTATATGAGCTTTTTGTCTCCTAAAAAGGAGCGACTTAGCGCTGCTAAAAATGCATCCGAAGAAATTACTCCAGATGTTGTCAGAATATTATTAGAATGCTTCAACTGGAGGACGTTGACAACCGGTGCATATTTTGCCGCTGCTAACAGGTATATAGAATTTGAAGATACTATTGGTACTTTATTGCTTAAGAGTAATTTCTGTTATGCAGGTGCTGCATATTGTATTGCGCTAGCGTCTTTTGGTACCGGAAAATCAATTGGTTATCTTGAACAATACCTGGATTATTATCTGGAAAGGAAAGATCTTGTTCATGATCAACCTGAAGCCCTTTGTGCATTATGGTACATTGATCAGGATGCCGCTAAACGGTATCAGGATAAATGGGAGAAATTTGTTGCCAATAAACCTGGCTGGCATCTGGAAGAATATAAAAAACAATTTAGCCAGTCAATGGAACAGCTTGAGCGCATCAGGGAAAACAGGGTAAATTAA
- a CDS encoding SRPBCC family protein yields the protein MTTTTKTAITVETTIQAPVAKVWEYWNQPEHIKKWAFASDDWHVPASENDLRTGGKFSTTMAAKDGSFSFDFGGVYTQVKEHKLIEYTLGDERKVSILFSSIGEATKIVETFEAEDTHSVEMQQSGWQAILDNFKKYTEAN from the coding sequence ATGACAACTACAACCAAAACCGCAATTACCGTAGAAACCACCATTCAGGCGCCGGTAGCAAAAGTATGGGAATACTGGAACCAGCCTGAACATATTAAGAAATGGGCTTTCGCTTCTGACGACTGGCACGTACCTGCATCCGAAAACGACCTGCGTACAGGCGGTAAGTTCAGTACTACGATGGCAGCTAAAGATGGTAGTTTCAGTTTTGACTTTGGTGGCGTGTATACACAGGTGAAAGAACACAAGCTGATAGAATACACCCTGGGAGATGAAAGAAAGGTAAGCATCCTTTTCAGCAGCATAGGTGAGGCAACCAAAATAGTGGAGACTTTCGAAGCGGAAGATACTCACTCTGTTGAAATGCAGCAGAGCGGCTGGCAGGCCATCCTGGATAACTTTAAAAAGTATACAGAAGCCAATTAA
- a CDS encoding HPP family protein — protein sequence MGKKTKRHLRRVRYVLYKETLLDFREHFWTFLGAFTGIGLIGLLQSNFLSPTDNLFLIGSFGASSVLIYGIINSPLAQPRNLVGGHLICALVGVTVHKLIPGELWLAAALSVSLSIVLMQITKTLHPPGGATALIANIGSEKIKAMGYMYVLSPVLSGVLILLMVALIFNNVTSHRKYPHHRIWHTTRRRRAH from the coding sequence ATGGGAAAAAAGACAAAGCGGCATCTCCGCAGGGTGAGGTATGTCCTGTACAAGGAAACTTTGCTTGACTTCAGGGAACACTTCTGGACTTTCCTGGGCGCATTTACCGGTATCGGGCTGATCGGCCTTCTGCAAAGTAACTTTTTATCCCCTACAGATAATTTATTCCTCATTGGCTCCTTTGGAGCATCTTCCGTGCTCATTTATGGCATCATCAACAGTCCCCTTGCCCAACCGAGAAACCTGGTAGGCGGGCATCTTATCTGTGCCCTGGTAGGGGTTACTGTTCATAAGCTGATACCGGGTGAATTGTGGCTGGCCGCAGCATTATCCGTCTCGCTGTCCATCGTGCTGATGCAGATCACCAAAACCCTGCACCCGCCTGGCGGCGCTACAGCCCTGATCGCTAATATCGGGTCGGAGAAGATTAAAGCCATGGGATATATGTATGTATTAAGTCCTGTGCTGTCTGGCGTCCTGATCTTATTGATGGTAGCACTCATCTTCAATAACGTGACCTCCCACAGGAAGTATCCCCATCACCGCATCTGGCATACTACACGAAGAAGGCGTGCGCATTAG
- the nudK gene encoding GDP-mannose pyrophosphatase NudK, protein MLPEIKIQKEEVLSDNWYTLRKYTYDFKLKNGSWQTQTREAYDRGNGAVILLYNVEQRSVILTRQFRLPTFVNGNASGMLIEACAGLLDKDSPEDCIRREVEEETGYKLSHVRKIFEAYMSPGSVTEILYFFVAEYAPDMKVHEGGGVAHEQEEIEVLELPFEKALAMIDNGDIRDAKTIMLLQHLRLKGIL, encoded by the coding sequence ATGTTGCCCGAAATAAAAATTCAGAAAGAAGAGGTCCTGTCCGACAATTGGTATACACTTCGCAAATACACCTACGATTTTAAACTGAAGAACGGTAGCTGGCAGACCCAGACCCGGGAAGCCTATGACCGTGGAAACGGGGCGGTAATTCTCCTGTATAATGTGGAACAAAGGTCTGTTATCCTGACGCGTCAGTTCCGCCTGCCCACTTTTGTTAACGGTAATGCTTCCGGTATGCTCATCGAAGCCTGTGCCGGCCTGCTGGATAAGGATAGTCCTGAGGACTGCATCCGCAGGGAGGTAGAAGAAGAAACGGGTTACAAGCTATCTCATGTCCGCAAGATATTTGAAGCGTATATGTCGCCGGGTTCAGTGACCGAGATCCTTTACTTCTTTGTCGCTGAGTATGCCCCTGACATGAAAGTGCATGAAGGCGGTGGGGTAGCGCATGAGCAGGAAGAGATTGAAGTGTTGGAGCTTCCTTTTGAAAAAGCGCTTGCCATGATAGATAATGGAGATATCAGAGATGCAAAAACGATTATGTTGTTGCAGCACCTGCGCTTGAAAGGAATATTATGA
- a CDS encoding vanadium-dependent haloperoxidase translates to MKRLTILLLFVYQFGYTQQSKTSFTDYIQPSVFSLSMVMMHDVVNPPAACRFYSYAMISAYSIITAHNKNIPDAATFIRSYPGIAVHDGGRMYDYRIAAVYSILETGKLMLPSGFMLQKDEEKLLLLFKKDKVPDSIVRNSVAVAEDVAKQTVQWSRPDGYGKLSTLVRYTPVKGEEYWYPTPPAYIEAVEPHWNTIRPMIIDSCNQFVPAAPVPFSKDTASAFYALNREVFDAGVNLNMEQRVIASFWDCNPFAVSTYGHMAIGFKKITPGGHWMNIAGIAARRAQLDFDKTVLLHAVAAVTMMDAFISCWDAKYLSNRIRPETYINRYIDVKWKPLLQTPPFPEYTSGHSVVSSAAATVLTYLLGDHFAYEDNSEEMFEIPARKFNSFLAASQEAAISRLYGGIHYRDAIDNGVAQGRKVGEKVLEKIKAAGIKPIYGSSM, encoded by the coding sequence ATGAAAAGATTGACGATCCTTCTGCTCTTTGTATATCAGTTCGGATATACACAACAGTCTAAAACGAGCTTTACAGACTATATACAGCCATCGGTATTTTCACTGTCGATGGTTATGATGCACGATGTGGTGAATCCTCCTGCCGCCTGCCGCTTTTACAGCTATGCGATGATATCGGCTTACAGCATCATAACAGCACATAACAAAAACATTCCCGATGCGGCTACATTTATCAGATCATATCCTGGCATCGCAGTACATGATGGCGGGCGTATGTATGATTATCGCATAGCAGCAGTGTACAGCATACTGGAAACAGGTAAGCTGATGTTGCCTTCAGGGTTTATGCTGCAGAAGGATGAGGAAAAACTGCTGCTGTTATTTAAGAAAGATAAGGTGCCGGATAGCATTGTCCGGAATTCCGTGGCTGTTGCGGAAGATGTTGCCAAACAAACCGTGCAGTGGTCGCGGCCGGATGGTTACGGAAAGCTCAGTACACTTGTACGTTATACACCGGTGAAAGGAGAAGAATACTGGTATCCCACGCCACCGGCTTATATTGAAGCGGTAGAGCCTCACTGGAACACTATCAGGCCCATGATCATAGATTCCTGCAACCAGTTTGTGCCGGCAGCTCCTGTACCTTTCAGCAAAGACACTGCAAGCGCGTTCTATGCACTGAACAGGGAAGTGTTTGATGCCGGTGTCAATCTCAATATGGAACAGCGGGTCATTGCGTCCTTTTGGGATTGTAATCCTTTTGCCGTAAGTACTTACGGACATATGGCCATCGGTTTTAAAAAGATCACACCAGGCGGCCATTGGATGAATATTGCTGGCATTGCCGCCCGCAGGGCACAGCTGGATTTCGATAAGACCGTCCTGCTGCATGCTGTCGCTGCCGTTACGATGATGGATGCTTTTATCAGTTGCTGGGACGCAAAATACCTTTCTAACCGCATCCGTCCGGAAACATATATTAACCGTTACATAGACGTGAAATGGAAGCCTTTATTACAAACACCTCCATTTCCTGAATACACCAGTGGCCATAGTGTGGTATCTTCTGCTGCGGCTACCGTGCTGACCTACCTGCTGGGCGATCATTTTGCCTATGAAGATAACTCCGAGGAAATGTTTGAGATCCCTGCGCGTAAGTTTAACTCCTTCCTGGCCGCATCACAGGAAGCCGCCATTTCCCGTTTATACGGAGGCATCCATTATCGTGATGCAATTGACAATGGCGTAGCACAGGGACGTAAGGTGGGAGAGAAGGTACTGGAAAAGATCAAAGCTGCTGGTATTAAACCTATATATGGCAGCAGTATGTAA